Proteins encoded in a region of the Equus asinus isolate D_3611 breed Donkey chromosome X, EquAss-T2T_v2, whole genome shotgun sequence genome:
- the APLN gene encoding apelin → MDLRLCVQALLLLWLSLTAVCGGPLLQPPDGQGLEEGDVRYLVQPRGSRNGPGPWQGGRRKFRRQRPRLSHKGPMPF, encoded by the exons ATGGATCTGCGGCTCTGCGTGCAGGCGCTCCTGCTGCTCTGGCTCTCCCTGACGGCGGTGTGCGGAG GGCCCCTGCTGCAGCCTCCTGAcgggcaggggctggaggaaggcgATGTCCGCTACCTGGTGCAGCCCAGAGGGTCGAGAAACGGACCAGGGCCCTGGCAGGGAGGGCGGAGGAAATTCCGCCGCCAGCGGCCGCGCCTCTCCCATAAGGGCCCCATGCCTTTCTGA